In Homo sapiens chromosome 11, GRCh38.p14 Primary Assembly, one DNA window encodes the following:
- the KCNK7 gene encoding potassium channel subfamily K member 7 isoform A (isoform A is encoded by transcript variant A) yields the protein MGGLRPWSRYGLLVVAHLLALGLGAVVFQALEGPPACRLQAELRAELAAFQAEHRACLPPGALEELLGTALATQAHGVSTLGNSSEGRTWDLPSALLFAASILTTTGYGHMAPLSPGGKAFCMVYAALGLPASLALVATLRHCLLPVLSRPRAWVAVHWQLSPARAALLQAVALGLLVASSFVLLPALVLWGLQGDCSLLGAVYFCFSSLSTIGLEDLLPGRGRSLHPVIYHLGQLALLGYLLLGLLAMLLAVETFSELPQVRAMGKFFRPSGPVTAEDQGGILGQDELALSTLPPAAPASGQAPAC from the exons ATGGGGGGTCTAAGGCCCTGGTCCCGATACGGGCTCCTGGTTGTGGCCCACTTGCTGGCCCTGGGGCTTGGGGCTGTGGTGTTCCAGGCCCTGGAGGGGCCTCCTGCATGCAGGCTTCAGGCTGAGCTCAGGGCAGAGCTGGCAGCCTTCCAGGCAGAGCATAGGGCCTGCCTGCCACCCGGAGCTCTGGAAGAGCTGCTGGGCACTGCCCTGGCCACCCAGGCCCATGGGgtctccaccctgggcaacagctCAGAGGGCAGGACCTGGGACCTTCCCTCAGCCCTGCTCTTCGCTGCCAGCATCCTCACCACCACAG GTTATGGCCACATGGCCCCACTATCGCCAGGCGGAAAGGCCTTCTGCATGGTCTATGCAGCCCTGGGGCTGCCAGCCTCCTTAGCTCTCGTGGCCACCCTGCGCCATTGCCTGCTGCCTGTGCTCAGCCGCCCACGTGCCTGGGTAGCGGTCCACTGGCAGCTGTCACCGGCCAGGGCTGCGCTGCTGCAGGCAGTTGCACTGGGACTGCTGGTGGCCAGCAGCTTTGTGCTGCTGCCAGCGCTGGTGCTGTGGGGCCTTCAGGGCGACTGCAGCCTGCTGGGGGCCGTCTACTTCTGCTTCAGCTCGCTCAGCACCATTGGCCTGGAGGACTTGCTGCCCGGCCGCGGCCGCAGCCTGCACCCCGTGATTTACCACCTGGGCCAGCTCGCACTTCTTG GTTACTTGCTTCTAGGACTCTTGGCCATGCTGCTGGCAGTGGAGACCTTCTCTGAGCTGCCGCAGGTCCGTGCCATGGGGAAGTTCTTCAGACCCAGTGGTCCTGTGACTGCTGAGGACCAAGGTGGCATCCTAGGGCAGGATGAACTGGCTCTGAGCACCCTGCCGCCCGCGGCCCCAGCTTCAGGACAAGCCCCTGCTTGCTGA
- the KCNK7 gene encoding potassium channel subfamily K member 7 isoform B (isoform B is encoded by transcript variant B) yields MGGLRPWSRYGLLVVAHLLALGLGAVVFQALEGPPACRLQAELRAELAAFQAEHRACLPPGALEELLGTALATQAHGVSTLGNSSEGRTWDLPSALLFAASILTTTGYGHMAPLSPGGKAFCMVYAALGLPASLALVATLRHCLLPVLSRPRAWVAVHWQLSPARAALLQAVALGLLVASSFVLLPALVLWGLQGDCSLLGAVYFCFSSLSTIGLEDLLPGRGRSLHPVIYHLGQLALLGGGTSLQGTAWEG; encoded by the exons ATGGGGGGTCTAAGGCCCTGGTCCCGATACGGGCTCCTGGTTGTGGCCCACTTGCTGGCCCTGGGGCTTGGGGCTGTGGTGTTCCAGGCCCTGGAGGGGCCTCCTGCATGCAGGCTTCAGGCTGAGCTCAGGGCAGAGCTGGCAGCCTTCCAGGCAGAGCATAGGGCCTGCCTGCCACCCGGAGCTCTGGAAGAGCTGCTGGGCACTGCCCTGGCCACCCAGGCCCATGGGgtctccaccctgggcaacagctCAGAGGGCAGGACCTGGGACCTTCCCTCAGCCCTGCTCTTCGCTGCCAGCATCCTCACCACCACAG GTTATGGCCACATGGCCCCACTATCGCCAGGCGGAAAGGCCTTCTGCATGGTCTATGCAGCCCTGGGGCTGCCAGCCTCCTTAGCTCTCGTGGCCACCCTGCGCCATTGCCTGCTGCCTGTGCTCAGCCGCCCACGTGCCTGGGTAGCGGTCCACTGGCAGCTGTCACCGGCCAGGGCTGCGCTGCTGCAGGCAGTTGCACTGGGACTGCTGGTGGCCAGCAGCTTTGTGCTGCTGCCAGCGCTGGTGCTGTGGGGCCTTCAGGGCGACTGCAGCCTGCTGGGGGCCGTCTACTTCTGCTTCAGCTCGCTCAGCACCATTGGCCTGGAGGACTTGCTGCCCGGCCGCGGCCGCAGCCTGCACCCCGTGATTTACCACCTGGGCCAGCTCGCACTTCTTG GTGGAGGGACCTCACTCCAGGGCACGGCGTGGGAGGGGTAG
- the KCNK7 gene encoding potassium channel subfamily K member 7 isoform C (isoform C is encoded by transcript variant C), producing MGGLRPWSRYGLLVVAHLLALGLGAVVFQALEGPPACRLQAELRAELAAFQAEHRACLPPGALEELLGTALATQAHGVSTLGNSSEGRTWDLPSALLFAASILTTTGYGHMAPLSPGGKAFCMVYAALGLPASLALVATLRHCLLPVLSRPRAWVAVHWQLSPARAALLQAVALGLLVASSFVLLPALVLWGLQGDCSLLGAVYFCFSSLSTIGLEDLLPGRGRSLHPVIYHLGQLALLGKSSHLTACGGRGKRSLD from the exons ATGGGGGGTCTAAGGCCCTGGTCCCGATACGGGCTCCTGGTTGTGGCCCACTTGCTGGCCCTGGGGCTTGGGGCTGTGGTGTTCCAGGCCCTGGAGGGGCCTCCTGCATGCAGGCTTCAGGCTGAGCTCAGGGCAGAGCTGGCAGCCTTCCAGGCAGAGCATAGGGCCTGCCTGCCACCCGGAGCTCTGGAAGAGCTGCTGGGCACTGCCCTGGCCACCCAGGCCCATGGGgtctccaccctgggcaacagctCAGAGGGCAGGACCTGGGACCTTCCCTCAGCCCTGCTCTTCGCTGCCAGCATCCTCACCACCACAG GTTATGGCCACATGGCCCCACTATCGCCAGGCGGAAAGGCCTTCTGCATGGTCTATGCAGCCCTGGGGCTGCCAGCCTCCTTAGCTCTCGTGGCCACCCTGCGCCATTGCCTGCTGCCTGTGCTCAGCCGCCCACGTGCCTGGGTAGCGGTCCACTGGCAGCTGTCACCGGCCAGGGCTGCGCTGCTGCAGGCAGTTGCACTGGGACTGCTGGTGGCCAGCAGCTTTGTGCTGCTGCCAGCGCTGGTGCTGTGGGGCCTTCAGGGCGACTGCAGCCTGCTGGGGGCCGTCTACTTCTGCTTCAGCTCGCTCAGCACCATTGGCCTGGAGGACTTGCTGCCCGGCCGCGGCCGCAGCCTGCACCCCGTGATTTACCACCTGGGCCAGCTCGCACTTCTTGGTAAGTCCAGCCACCTAACAGCgtgtgggggaagggggaagaggagcCTGGACTAG